The following proteins come from a genomic window of Trinickia caryophylli:
- a CDS encoding ABC transporter ATP-binding protein has protein sequence MNDTTMIEVDGLRIEAGDAPDTRTEIVKGVSFRVNKGEVLALIGESGSGKTTIALSLLGYARQGCAFAGGSVRVGGTDVLALDEAGRRALRARTVAYVAQSAAAGFNPARRLMDQVTEPALLHGLMTREAAEAKAVELFRALALPAPETLGERYAHQVSGGQLQRLMAAMALITDPAVVVFDEPTTALDVTTQIEVLVAFKRVIKQFGATAVYVSHDLAVVAQMADRIVVLNGGQVQENGTVDQILDAPAHPYTRALLNASRHRGDGGRATADDAQPHGAAATPLLEVRGLCAGYGGLDRKGQPAHRVLDDVGLTIGRGRAVGVIGESGSGKTTLARVVAGLVGRAGGEVRFEGQPLPAQLAKRTPDQYRRIQIVFQNADTALNPSHTVADILSRPLAFYHGLRGPAAKRRVAQLLDLVKLPASAAARLSSELSGGQKQRVNLARALAAEPALILCDEVTSALDTVVAAAIVDLLGELRRELGVSYLFISHDISTVRAICDEVVVLYAGRRVEAGQRASLGAPPHHPYTGLLVDSVPQLKRGWLEARRELATAIPAPLSSDAGHAELCCFRARCGVRIDGRCNVSAPSPKRLDSGTEILCHRSAEELVRLQPAGGAM, from the coding sequence ATGAACGACACGACCATGATCGAAGTAGACGGCTTGCGGATCGAAGCGGGGGACGCCCCCGATACGCGAACGGAAATCGTCAAGGGCGTAAGTTTCAGGGTGAATAAAGGCGAAGTGCTTGCGCTCATCGGCGAGTCGGGCTCCGGCAAGACGACGATTGCGCTCTCGCTGCTCGGCTACGCGCGGCAGGGCTGTGCCTTCGCCGGCGGCAGCGTGCGCGTGGGCGGTACCGACGTCCTCGCGCTCGACGAAGCCGGCCGCCGCGCTTTGCGCGCGCGTACCGTCGCTTACGTCGCGCAAAGCGCGGCAGCGGGATTCAACCCGGCTCGCAGGCTCATGGATCAGGTGACGGAGCCGGCGCTGCTGCACGGCCTCATGACGCGCGAGGCCGCCGAAGCGAAGGCGGTCGAGCTTTTTCGCGCGCTCGCACTGCCGGCGCCGGAGACGCTCGGCGAGCGATACGCGCATCAGGTGTCGGGTGGGCAGTTGCAGCGCCTCATGGCCGCGATGGCGCTGATCACCGATCCGGCGGTAGTCGTCTTCGACGAGCCCACCACCGCGCTCGACGTGACGACGCAAATCGAGGTGCTGGTCGCGTTCAAACGCGTCATCAAGCAGTTCGGCGCGACGGCCGTGTACGTGTCGCACGACTTGGCCGTCGTCGCGCAGATGGCTGATCGCATCGTCGTGCTCAATGGCGGGCAGGTCCAGGAGAACGGCACCGTCGATCAGATTCTCGACGCGCCGGCGCACCCGTATACGCGGGCGTTGCTGAATGCGTCACGACACCGGGGCGACGGCGGCCGCGCGACCGCGGACGATGCGCAGCCGCACGGAGCGGCCGCTACGCCACTGCTCGAAGTGCGAGGCCTGTGTGCCGGCTACGGCGGGCTCGATCGCAAGGGCCAGCCGGCGCACCGTGTGCTCGACGATGTCGGTCTCACTATAGGAAGGGGCAGGGCCGTCGGCGTGATCGGCGAATCGGGCTCGGGCAAGACCACGTTGGCACGTGTCGTTGCGGGGCTGGTCGGGCGCGCGGGCGGCGAGGTTCGCTTCGAGGGGCAGCCGTTGCCCGCGCAACTGGCCAAGCGCACGCCCGATCAATATCGGCGTATCCAGATCGTGTTCCAGAACGCGGATACCGCGCTGAATCCGAGCCACACCGTGGCCGATATCCTGAGCCGGCCGCTCGCGTTCTATCACGGTTTGCGCGGCCCGGCCGCGAAACGGCGGGTCGCGCAGCTGCTCGACCTCGTCAAACTGCCGGCGTCGGCCGCCGCACGCCTTTCGTCGGAACTGTCCGGCGGGCAGAAGCAGCGTGTGAATCTCGCACGCGCGCTGGCGGCGGAGCCCGCACTGATTCTCTGCGACGAAGTGACCTCGGCGCTCGATACCGTCGTGGCCGCGGCGATCGTCGATCTGCTCGGCGAATTGCGGCGCGAGCTCGGCGTATCGTATCTCTTCATCAGCCACGACATTTCGACGGTGCGCGCGATCTGCGACGAGGTCGTCGTGCTATACGCGGGCCGGCGTGTAGAGGCGGGGCAGCGGGCATCGCTCGGCGCGCCGCCACATCATCCGTATACGGGCCTGCTCGTCGATTCGGTACCGCAATTGAAACGCGGTTGGCTCGAAGCGCGGCGCGAACTGGCGACGGCCATACCCGCACCGCTTTCGTCCGACGCGGGCCATGCGGAACTCTGCTGCTTTCGGGCGCGTTGCGGCGTCAGAATCGACGGCCGATGCAATGTCAGCGCGCCGTCGCCCAAGCGGCTCGATTCCGGCACGGAAATACTCTGTCATCGTTCGGCCGAGGAACTCGTGCGCCTGCAGCCCGCCGGAGGTGCGATGTGA
- a CDS encoding ABC transporter permease, which yields MKAKAGRLVAARLGLALLTLLIVSAIVFAMTGLLPGDAAQQALGQAATPEAVAALRHQLGLDQPALARYAAWLAHAVRGDFGMSMSNSLPVSQLIASRLPNSLMLALLTTVVSVPLALAAGVLSAMYRGSLLDRTLNVLTLSAVAVPEFLVATIAVLVFAVKLHWLPALSYLSSVHSLGDLLRIYAMPVLTLCCVIVAQMARMTRAAVLDQLNASYVEMASLKGASHTRIVLRHVLPNAVGPIANAVALSLSYLFGGVVIVESIFNYPGLASLMVDAVTNRDMPLVQGCVMVFCTAYLALVLMADLCQIVSNPRLRTR from the coding sequence ATGAAAGCAAAAGCGGGCAGGCTCGTTGCGGCACGTCTCGGCCTTGCGCTTCTGACGCTGCTGATCGTATCGGCAATCGTCTTTGCGATGACGGGGCTGTTGCCGGGCGATGCCGCGCAGCAGGCCCTCGGGCAGGCGGCCACACCCGAGGCCGTGGCCGCGCTCAGGCATCAGCTCGGCCTGGACCAGCCGGCGCTCGCGCGCTACGCCGCATGGCTCGCACACGCGGTGCGCGGCGACTTCGGCATGTCGATGTCGAACAGCCTGCCGGTGAGCCAGCTCATCGCCTCGCGCCTGCCGAACTCGCTGATGCTCGCGCTGCTCACGACCGTCGTTTCGGTACCGCTTGCACTCGCGGCCGGCGTGCTCTCGGCTATGTACCGCGGCTCGCTGCTCGACCGCACGCTGAACGTGCTCACGCTCTCGGCCGTCGCCGTGCCCGAATTCCTCGTTGCCACGATCGCCGTGCTCGTCTTCGCCGTCAAGCTGCATTGGCTGCCGGCATTGTCCTACCTGTCGTCGGTCCATTCGCTCGGCGATCTGCTGCGCATCTATGCGATGCCGGTGCTCACGCTGTGCTGCGTCATCGTCGCGCAGATGGCACGCATGACGCGCGCAGCGGTGCTCGACCAACTCAATGCGAGCTACGTCGAAATGGCCAGCCTCAAAGGGGCCTCGCACACGCGCATCGTGCTGAGACACGTTTTGCCGAATGCGGTGGGTCCGATCGCCAACGCGGTCGCGCTGAGTCTGTCGTATCTCTTCGGCGGGGTCGTCATCGTCGAGTCGATCTTCAACTATCCGGGGCTCGCGAGCTTGATGGTCGATGCCGTCACGAACCGCGACATGCCGCTCGTTCAGGGCTGCGTCATGGTGTTCTGCACGGCTTATCTCGCGCTCGTGCTGATGGCCGACCTCTGTCAGATCGTTTCCAACCCGAGGCTTCGCACACGATGA
- a CDS encoding (2Fe-2S)-binding protein, protein MSGRFVRVAERERPTFRIFIDGEPCDAAQGDTVLVALLTSRRAVRDSEFGDGRRAGFCLMGACQDCWVWCADGTRLRACTTPAVPGMSIVTRLAESEGGIWPRG, encoded by the coding sequence GTGAGCGGCCGATTCGTGCGCGTGGCGGAGCGCGAACGCCCGACTTTCCGGATCTTCATCGATGGCGAGCCATGCGATGCCGCGCAGGGCGACACCGTGCTCGTCGCGTTGCTGACGTCGCGGCGGGCCGTGCGCGATTCGGAGTTCGGCGATGGACGCCGGGCCGGGTTTTGTCTCATGGGCGCATGCCAGGACTGCTGGGTCTGGTGTGCCGACGGCACGCGGTTGCGTGCCTGTACGACGCCTGCGGTGCCAGGCATGTCGATCGTCACCCGGCTTGCCGAGAGCGAGGGGGGGATATGGCCGCGCGGATAG
- a CDS encoding ABC transporter permease: MNRPIHPSFPHAGTELYDEQGVGPDGSMPESRESKTDASAAGTARRRQRRRLSWLGRIGFAIVVFWLVIAVVGPYIAPYQSGALASADVFGSYSAAHPFGTDYLGRDMLSRVLDGARYTVGLALSAAVLASGIGICFGLLAAVSSRWVDEVLSRLFDALISIPSKVLALVAVAAFGSSIPMLITVAAAAYIPGAFRISRSLATNLMTLEYVQVARARGEGLAYIARVELLPNMIHPVLADFGLRFVFIVLLLSGLSFLGLGVQPPNADWGSLVRENIGGLAEGVPAVLVPAAAIATLTVGVNLLIDSLRRHGGWTKRS, from the coding sequence ATGAATCGTCCCATCCACCCCTCGTTCCCGCACGCCGGCACCGAGCTGTACGACGAGCAAGGTGTCGGCCCGGACGGCAGTATGCCCGAGAGCCGCGAGTCGAAGACCGATGCAAGCGCCGCGGGCACGGCGCGCAGGCGACAGCGGCGCCGCCTTTCGTGGCTCGGCCGCATCGGCTTCGCGATCGTCGTGTTCTGGCTCGTCATCGCCGTCGTGGGACCGTATATCGCCCCTTACCAGAGCGGTGCGCTGGCATCGGCCGACGTCTTCGGCAGCTACAGCGCCGCGCACCCGTTCGGCACCGACTATCTGGGCCGTGACATGCTGAGCCGCGTACTCGATGGGGCGCGCTACACGGTCGGCCTCGCGCTCAGCGCGGCCGTGCTGGCAAGCGGCATCGGCATCTGCTTCGGCCTTCTGGCAGCCGTGTCGTCGCGCTGGGTGGACGAAGTGCTGAGCCGCCTCTTCGACGCGCTGATCTCGATTCCGAGCAAGGTGCTCGCACTCGTCGCGGTCGCGGCGTTCGGCTCGTCGATTCCGATGCTGATCACCGTAGCCGCGGCTGCCTATATTCCGGGCGCGTTTCGCATCTCCCGCTCGCTGGCCACGAACCTCATGACGCTCGAGTACGTGCAGGTGGCGCGCGCGCGGGGCGAAGGGCTCGCCTATATCGCGCGCGTGGAACTGCTGCCGAACATGATCCATCCCGTGCTGGCGGATTTCGGGCTGCGCTTCGTCTTCATCGTTCTCCTGCTGAGCGGCCTCAGTTTTCTCGGCCTCGGCGTACAGCCGCCGAATGCGGACTGGGGCTCGCTCGTGCGCGAGAACATCGGCGGCCTCGCTGAAGGCGTGCCGGCCGTGCTCGTGCCGGCTGCGGCGATTGCAACGCTGACGGTAGGCGTCAATCTGCTGATCGACAGCCTGCGCCGCCATGGCGGCTGGACGAAAAGGAGCTGA
- a CDS encoding NAD(P)/FAD-dependent oxidoreductase: MSTRMSETDVLVIGGGIAGSTTAFFLRRRGCDVTLVERGLTGQQASGVNFGGIRRQGRAMHQLPIANRALATWQRAREWLGEDVEFLPTGHTRVCYHARDVESFRQYAHDARAHGLELDVLEGAALFERFPFLSREVLAASVSPLDGHANPRLAAPAFARAAARLGAIVEENVEVRHVERDGPGFRVEAAGGRTYRCSRLVVCAGAWANRLSAQFGEPAPLQARGPQMAVTEPVPYVFGSTMGVFTSIKEESVYFRQIPRGNIILGGGLQGPADVETCRARAVPIHTVRQMRQFCRLVPSLAPLHVIRTWSGVEGYLPDGEPVIGASGRVPGLYYGFGFSGAGFQLGPGVGETLAELVHTGRTEISLAPFAIDRFAARAAATGEKAGAL; encoded by the coding sequence ATGAGTACGCGCATGAGCGAAACGGATGTGCTCGTGATCGGCGGCGGGATCGCGGGCTCGACCACGGCGTTTTTCCTACGGCGCCGCGGTTGCGACGTCACACTCGTCGAGCGCGGGCTGACCGGGCAGCAGGCGAGCGGCGTGAACTTCGGCGGCATTCGCCGGCAAGGCCGCGCGATGCATCAACTGCCGATCGCGAATCGGGCGCTGGCCACGTGGCAGCGCGCCCGGGAGTGGCTCGGCGAGGACGTCGAATTTCTGCCGACGGGGCACACGCGCGTTTGCTACCACGCTCGTGACGTCGAGTCGTTCCGGCAGTACGCGCACGACGCGCGCGCCCATGGGCTCGAACTCGACGTGCTCGAAGGCGCGGCGCTGTTCGAACGCTTTCCGTTTCTGAGCCGCGAAGTGCTGGCGGCGTCGGTATCGCCGCTCGACGGCCACGCGAACCCGCGGCTTGCGGCGCCCGCGTTCGCACGTGCTGCGGCAAGGCTCGGTGCGATCGTGGAAGAGAACGTCGAGGTGCGGCATGTCGAACGCGATGGGCCCGGCTTTCGCGTCGAGGCCGCGGGCGGGCGAACTTATCGCTGCTCCAGGCTGGTCGTCTGTGCCGGCGCGTGGGCAAACCGGCTCAGCGCGCAATTCGGCGAGCCGGCCCCGCTTCAGGCGCGCGGTCCGCAAATGGCGGTGACCGAGCCGGTGCCGTACGTGTTCGGTTCGACGATGGGCGTGTTCACGTCGATCAAGGAAGAAAGCGTCTACTTCCGGCAGATTCCGCGCGGCAACATCATTCTGGGCGGCGGGCTCCAGGGGCCCGCCGACGTCGAAACCTGCCGGGCGCGCGCCGTGCCGATTCACACGGTGCGCCAGATGCGGCAATTCTGCCGGCTCGTGCCGTCGCTCGCGCCGCTTCACGTCATCCGCACCTGGAGCGGCGTAGAAGGCTATCTGCCCGACGGCGAGCCGGTGATCGGCGCAAGCGGGCGCGTGCCGGGGCTTTATTACGGCTTCGGCTTCAGCGGGGCGGGTTTCCAGCTCGGACCGGGCGTGGGCGAGACGCTCGCCGAACTCGTGCACACTGGCCGCACGGAAATCTCGCTCGCGCCATTTGCGATCGACAGATTTGCCGCGCGTGCGGCGGCGACCGGCGAAAAGGCAGGTGCCCTATGA
- a CDS encoding FAD/NAD(P)-dependent oxidoreductase → MAARIVVVGAGPAGVRAAEAFVEHGVRPVVVDESRRDGGQVYRRQDDRFTRSYATLYGTEAPRAARIHGAFDALKARIDYLPETLSWNVSPGELHLIAGGTCHRALGFDALVICGGATDRIVPVKGWHFSGVYSLGGAQVALKSQGCAIGSRVVLMGSGPLLYLLAAQYVKAGAGLAAVLDTSPAARRLRALPALAAVPAALLKGLALVRTLRRAGVTIHRGVRPIEIVGTPEDGVGGVKAELADGTALELACDAVALGHHLRPETQLADLAGCEFVFDEAARQWLPRIDEDGRSTVPGIYLAGDGARVLGADAAEASGRLAALAALADRGVSVEGREALRRRLARYARFAAGLRQAFPWPADHAAALADDAIVCRCEAIRAGELRRIVEATGAHEANRAKAFSRVGMGRCQGRYCGHAAAEIIAATAGVPLQEVGRLRTQSPVKPMPMAIVEDSET, encoded by the coding sequence ATGGCCGCGCGGATAGTCGTAGTGGGCGCCGGGCCGGCCGGCGTGCGCGCCGCCGAGGCGTTCGTCGAGCATGGCGTGCGCCCCGTGGTGGTCGACGAAAGCCGCCGCGACGGCGGGCAGGTCTATCGGCGGCAGGACGACCGGTTCACGCGTTCCTACGCGACGTTGTACGGCACGGAGGCACCGCGCGCGGCCCGGATCCACGGCGCCTTCGATGCGCTGAAGGCGCGCATCGATTACCTGCCCGAGACGCTCAGTTGGAACGTGAGCCCGGGGGAGCTGCATCTGATCGCGGGGGGGACGTGCCACCGTGCGCTAGGGTTCGATGCCCTCGTGATCTGCGGTGGCGCGACCGATCGCATCGTGCCGGTCAAGGGCTGGCATTTCTCGGGCGTCTACAGTCTCGGCGGCGCGCAGGTCGCGCTGAAATCGCAAGGGTGCGCAATCGGCTCACGGGTGGTTCTGATGGGCAGTGGCCCGCTGCTTTATCTGCTCGCGGCGCAATACGTGAAAGCGGGTGCGGGGCTCGCGGCCGTGCTCGACACCTCGCCCGCCGCACGGCGCCTGCGTGCACTGCCCGCGCTGGCGGCGGTGCCGGCCGCGCTGCTCAAGGGGCTTGCGCTCGTGCGCACGTTGCGCCGGGCCGGCGTGACGATTCATCGCGGCGTGAGGCCGATCGAAATCGTCGGTACGCCCGAAGACGGCGTGGGCGGCGTCAAGGCCGAGCTTGCCGACGGCACGGCGCTCGAGCTGGCCTGCGATGCGGTGGCGCTCGGCCATCATCTGCGCCCCGAAACGCAGCTCGCCGATCTTGCGGGCTGCGAGTTCGTTTTCGACGAAGCCGCGCGCCAATGGCTGCCGCGCATCGACGAAGACGGCCGCAGCACGGTGCCGGGCATTTATCTGGCCGGCGACGGCGCGCGCGTGCTCGGCGCCGACGCCGCGGAAGCGTCGGGCCGTCTCGCCGCACTGGCGGCGCTGGCCGATCGCGGCGTGAGCGTCGAGGGCCGCGAGGCGCTGCGCCGCCGCCTGGCGCGCTATGCGCGTTTCGCGGCGGGGCTGCGTCAGGCATTTCCGTGGCCGGCGGACCATGCTGCGGCGCTGGCCGACGATGCGATCGTCTGTCGATGCGAAGCCATCCGCGCCGGCGAGTTGCGGCGCATCGTCGAAGCTACCGGGGCGCACGAGGCGAACCGGGCGAAGGCGTTCTCGCGCGTCGGCATGGGACGCTGCCAGGGCCGTTACTGCGGGCATGCCGCGGCCGAGATCATCGCGGCTACGGCTGGCGTGCCGCTCCAGGAGGTCGGCCGGTTGCGCACGCAGTCCCCGGTCAAGCCCATGCCGATGGCAATCGTCGAGGATTCCGAAACATGA